In Papaver somniferum cultivar HN1 chromosome 1, ASM357369v1, whole genome shotgun sequence, a genomic segment contains:
- the LOC113347994 gene encoding uncharacterized protein LOC113347994 yields MAAILSTPAYLKPTQSNIKSFKTHKRLICCCSSLKQTNLHTSTTTTTTTTSNKYYSSIRFPKFVSWAAASEEAIDITSHVEETQTQKLLENEILEEESTQTSNNQIPDTEEKLPSAVSESLRLYKEALASNDVSGIVEIQACLQSLYDEKKVLENKVAALSIEVALEKDRRLRINADFYNFRKRVERERLSLVTNMREEVVESLLPVLDNFESVISEIKVETDGEKKINNSYQSIFQTVS; encoded by the exons ATGGCTGCAATCTTAAGTACACCAGCCTATCTCAAACCTACTCAATCGAATATCAAATCCTTTAAAACCCATAAACGTTTAATATGTTGTTGTTCATCACTTAAACAGACCAATCTCCATACATCTACTACTACTACAACTACAACTACTTCTAATAAGTATTATTCCTCCATTAGGTTCCCAAAGTTTGTTTCTTGGGCTGCTGCATCTGAAGAAGCTATAGATATCACTAGCCATGTCGAAGAAACTCAAACCCAG AAACTTTTAGAGAATGAAATTTTGGAGGAGGAAtcaactcaaacaagtaataatcaAATTCCTGATACTGAAGAAAAATTACCTTCAGCTGTTTCAGAGTCGCTAAGGTTATATAAAGAAGCTTTGGCAAGCAATGATGTGTCCGGGATTGTTGAAATACAGGCCTGCCTTCAATCTCTTTATGATGAGAAAAAGGTTTTGGAAAATAAAGTAGCTGCATTGTCTATAGAAGTGGCATTGGAAAAGGATCGGAGACTAAGGATAAATGCAGATTTTTATAACTTTCGGAAGAGGGTGGAGAGAGAACGGCTCTCACTGGTGACTAACATGCGGGAGGAAGTGGTGGAAAGTTTGTTACCTGTGCTGGATAACTTCGAGAGTGTTATCTCCGAAATCAAAGTGGAGACTGACGGTGAAAAAAAGATTAATAACAGCTAtcagagcatttttcaaacagtATCTTGA